Genomic window (Candidatus Zymogenus saltonus):
CCCACAATCGGCAAGGCTCATCTATCAAGAGCCCTCCGACGAGATGGGATGCAAAAACAACGTTGTGATTTCTCGAGACCGCCGCCGATGAGGATATCGGTATCTTACCTCTTGGAGAACTGGAACCTGGCCCTCGCCCCCCTCTGGCCGTACTTTTTCCTCTCCTTGACCCTGGAGTCTCTGGTGATGAATCCGGCCTTTTTCAGCACGGAGCGCAGCTCCGCGTCGTAGTTCAGGAGGGCCTTGGAAATACCGTGCTTGATGGCCCCGGCCTGGCCGGAGTGGCCGCCGCCCGAGACGTTGACGAAGATATCGAATTTGCCCAGGGTGTTTGTCAGCTCCAGGGGCTGATGAATTATCATCTTTGAGGTTTCCCTGTGGAAATAGTCGTCAAGCACCTTTTTGTTTATAACTATATCCCCCTTGCCCGGTCTCAGGTAGACCCTGGCGATGGAGCTTTTCCTCTTTCCGGTTGCGTAATATTGCGGTGATTGGGCCATAGAACTTTAAACTCCCTTTTTTATTTCAGGTTTAAGGTTTTCGGACTCTGGGCATGGTGAGGATGTTCCGGACCCGCGTACACTTTGAGCTTTTTGATCATCTTTCTTCCGAGCCTGTTTTTCGGGAGCATCCCGCGAACCGCCTTTATCACCAGCTCTTCCGGCTTTTTGGCGAGAAGCTTTTCCGCGGTAATCTCCTTTATTCCCCCTGGGTAACCGGTGTGACTGTAATACTTTTTGTCCTTCAGCTTGTTGCCGGTAAGCCTGATCTTTTCTGCGTTGACGACAACAACGAAGTCGCCCGTATCCACGTGGGGTGTGAAGATAGGTTTCTTTTTCCCCCTCAGGACCGACGCAACTTCCGAGGCGAGCCTACCGAGGATCTTCTCGTTGGCGTCGACCAAGAACCAATCCTGTGTGAAATCCCCGCTTTTTGCGCTAACTGTTTTCATCTATTTTTCTCCGAACGCTTAACTGATTCAAAACCCCCGATAGCCCCCTGATAGCCCCCCGATAACCCCCTGATAGCCCCACCACTAAAAACTCCCGACCCCCCCCCCAACCGCCTCGATCCTCCCGATGCCCCTCCAATATCCCCGACACCCCTTAATATTATTTCAAACTTCTATTTATAATATGATATTGATTGAATGTCAAGCTTTTTTACAAAGTTTTTAAACAAGTCCAAAAATATTTCATGCCTAATTGCAAAAGGAAAACCAACGTGCTAACATACTCCGCAGCCATATCCAAATCGATTTGAAAGGAGAACCAGATGGCCGGTCGGGAGGGATTCACGATTTTTCACCTGTCGGACATTCACTACGACGGAAAGAACGTGGAGATTTTCAAGCTCGCCCTGGAGCATCTTGTGGAGTTCAGCCCCCAGTACGTCTTTGTCACCGGTGATGTCGTGGAGGACCCAAAGGAAGACATAACGGTGCCCGCCGAGATGATCAGAGAGGCGCTGAAGGCGGTGGAGGAGAAGAGCGGCATCTCCCCTGTATTCAGGATAGTCCCCGGAAACCACGATCTCTTCTTTATGGGCTCCTACGGAAGAAAAAAGAACGGGAAGTTTTTCAGGGTATTTACCGAGGAGGAGATGGGGCACTACTTCTCCCCGGAACACCTGTTGAGCGTCTTCACCTTCGACTCGAACCAGATCTACGAGCCGAGGGGTAATCTATGGAGAAAGTTCGTGCAGATTATGCGCCCCATGACCCACGGACTCATAATCGAGAGGGACCTGGACGAGTTCTCCGATTGGTCCAGGGGACTTAAGAAATCGGAGAATCAGGATCTGTATCTGAAGTCGTTCAAGATCGCCCTTGTCCATCACCACCCGATGCCGACCTCCTACAACTTTTTGCCCAAGCTCGCCGACGAGGGTTTCATGATGCTCGAAAACGCCGGCGTGGTCATGTACCGTCTCATACAGGAGGAGTTCGACCTGATCCTCCACGGGCACCGCCACGTGCCGCAGTTCTGCCGGGCAGTATACTTCGACGAGGACGACATAGAGCGGGAGATCGCCGTCCTGGGGTGCGGCTCCACCTCGAAGAAAACCGACGACAAGATCAGGGCGGTTGGGCACAACTTCAACGTGATAAAGGTCGACGACAACGGCTCCGTCATCGCAACCCAATATATAAAACGGGGAACGGGCACCTTTATCCCTGGAGACAAGGTAATCAAGATAGACATGAAGAAGGATGAAGGAGTAAAGGGGAAGAAAGGAGGCGGCTCCAAGAAGAGGTGACGATCTCCCGCTTGCTCGATCAACGGTCAATGTGGTTTACAATAAACCAACCATCGCGGATTGATGGCGGCCGCCCGTCACATTTCCCAAACCTTGAGGAGATGTTGGTCTTACAATTGGAATAAACTTAAAAAGCAAGGATTTCTGAATGGCCATTGATGTTAAAGGAATAAGGATTGAGGACGCCCCGGATGACGTGATTCCCATATGCCCGAATTGCAAGGAGAGGTTGGATATAATCTGGAAAAAATCGCATATAGGAATAGTGAAAAGAGAGATTATAATATGTCCCCATTGTGAGGTTATCCTCGGGTATGTCTTTTAAGCTCTATTGAAAGAACAATTCGTGAAAGAAGAGAGAGGAAGGAAGGCCCGACCAGTTAGAAAATCCGCCGCCGATATCTTCGACAAGGCCGCCCCCTTCTATTTCATTATCGACCTCTTATCCGCCTCTTTCATCAGGGAGGCGGTCAGGAGGCTTCCAGAGCATCTCGATATAACGAGGGATACTAAGATGATCGAGGTGTGCTGCGGGACCGGGCTTCTGTCGAGGTATCTTTCCGGGCTGAGCGACCACGTTGTCGGCGTCGACATCTCCCCCAAGATGATAGCCAAGGCGAAAAGGGGCGCAAAAACGCTTCCGATCGATTTCAAGGTCATGGACGCATCGGCCCTCGATTTTCCCGACTGTTCGTTTAACCTCGTCGCCATATCGAGGGGGCTCCACGCCATGCCGGGCGACCTGAGGGACAAAGTCGTGGCCGAGGTGCATCGGGTTACAAAATCCCACGCCCTTTTCATCGAGCCGATTGACCGCCCCAAAAACAGGATATTCAGGGCCGTCTACAACGTTGCTGAGAGACTGGAGGGAGGATTTGAAAACTACCTCGAGTTCGTCGGGATGAACTTCTGTGAGTATCTCAAACATCGCGGCTTTTTACCGGAGCCGATTCTAAAAAAGGACACGGCCGCGGCCTATTTATGCAGAAAGATATAGATGTAAAAGCGATAGAGAATAGTGATCTCCCAACTAATTTTCATGTGCATCAAATAACATTTCAACATTGACAGCATAATACTATTAACATATAATATCACGAGAATATGTATTTGATTTGTTTTTCAGGATAGAGAAAATGAAGCTGAAAAGGAGGAAGGAGTTAATCGCGGCCGCCAAAATATCTGCCGCCATACTGGTAACAACGTTCCCGTTCGCGTTTCTTTTGGGCACCTCCTGCGGCGTGCCTGACGAGCCGAAGAGTGCCAAGGATTGGTACAAAAAGGGAAAAGCTTACGCTGATAATGAGATGTACGGCAAGGCGATAGAGTGTTTGACCAAGGCCATTGAGATTGATAACAAGAACGAGCAATCATACAGCTTAAGGGGTTACT
Coding sequences:
- the rpsI gene encoding 30S ribosomal protein S9, whose amino-acid sequence is MAQSPQYYATGKRKSSIARVYLRPGKGDIVINKKVLDDYFHRETSKMIIHQPLELTNTLGKFDIFVNVSGGGHSGQAGAIKHGISKALLNYDAELRSVLKKAGFITRDSRVKERKKYGQRGARARFQFSKR
- the rplM gene encoding 50S ribosomal protein L13; amino-acid sequence: MKTVSAKSGDFTQDWFLVDANEKILGRLASEVASVLRGKKKPIFTPHVDTGDFVVVVNAEKIRLTGNKLKDKKYYSHTGYPGGIKEITAEKLLAKKPEELVIKAVRGMLPKNRLGRKMIKKLKVYAGPEHPHHAQSPKTLNLK
- a CDS encoding metallophosphoesterase, whose translation is MAGREGFTIFHLSDIHYDGKNVEIFKLALEHLVEFSPQYVFVTGDVVEDPKEDITVPAEMIREALKAVEEKSGISPVFRIVPGNHDLFFMGSYGRKKNGKFFRVFTEEEMGHYFSPEHLLSVFTFDSNQIYEPRGNLWRKFVQIMRPMTHGLIIERDLDEFSDWSRGLKKSENQDLYLKSFKIALVHHHPMPTSYNFLPKLADEGFMMLENAGVVMYRLIQEEFDLILHGHRHVPQFCRAVYFDEDDIEREIAVLGCGSTSKKTDDKIRAVGHNFNVIKVDDNGSVIATQYIKRGTGTFIPGDKVIKIDMKKDEGVKGKKGGGSKKR
- a CDS encoding methyltransferase domain-containing protein; this encodes MKEERGRKARPVRKSAADIFDKAAPFYFIIDLLSASFIREAVRRLPEHLDITRDTKMIEVCCGTGLLSRYLSGLSDHVVGVDISPKMIAKAKRGAKTLPIDFKVMDASALDFPDCSFNLVAISRGLHAMPGDLRDKVVAEVHRVTKSHALFIEPIDRPKNRIFRAVYNVAERLEGGFENYLEFVGMNFCEYLKHRGFLPEPILKKDTAAAYLCRKI
- a CDS encoding tetratricopeptide repeat protein yields the protein MKLKRRKELIAAAKISAAILVTTFPFAFLLGTSCGVPDEPKSAKDWYKKGKAYADNEMYGKAIECLTKAIEIDNKNEQSYSLRGYCYYSMAQHKEALADFEMALKHGNEVADESYYYMGWTYYDMGNYEEAIKSLPKLLR